One Malania oleifera isolate guangnan ecotype guangnan chromosome 9, ASM2987363v1, whole genome shotgun sequence DNA segment encodes these proteins:
- the LOC131163583 gene encoding uncharacterized protein LOC131163583 has translation MAAGCTIEKFTRMHPPTFTGGSNPIIVENWVQKTEKILKVPHCTDEQKVLYATFQLVGEAERWWTAMSLLEDKRADPSGMTWSLFKEVFFKRYFPASTRDAKANELSSLTQGTLMVHNYAAKYIELSRFAPYLISNEYEKTWRFEKGLRRDIHKLVLMLQIWEFPIIVDKVVVINASLQKDEVVLEQKKRPVPPGSHTSSNQGQWKKKNYNMGNMSQDCPVLMNDTPTPNQNRGNNQAP, from the exons ATGGCtgcgggttgcaccattgagaagttcacccgtATGCATCCTCCGACATTTACTGGAGGATCCAACCCGATCAtagtagagaactgggtgcaaaagACGGAAAAAATACTGAAGGTTCCGcactgcaccgacgagcagaaagttctctatgctacgTTTCAACTGgtaggagaagctgagagatggtggacggctatGAGTCTGTTGGAGGACAAGAGGGCTGACCCATCAGGGATGACGTGGAGCctttttaaggaggtattctttaaGAGATACTTCCCAGCCTCCACCCGTGATGCAAAGGCAAACGAGTTATCGAGTCTGACCCAGGGGACCCTGATGGTGCATAATTATGCAGCCAAATATATTGAGTTATCTCGCTTTGCACCTTATTTGAtatcgaacgagtatgagaagacttggaggttcgagaagggtctaagAAGGGATATCCATAAGCTGGTGCTAATGCTGCAAATTTGGGAGTTCCCTATTATAGTGGATAAAGTTGTCGTGATTAATGCTAGTCTCCAGAAGGATGAGGTGGTGCTGGaacagaagaagaggccagtgcctcCTGGTTCTCATACTAGTTCTAATCAGgggcagtggaagaagaagaactacaatATGG GTAATATGTCTCAAGACTGTCCTGTGCTGATGAATGATACGCCTACACCAAATCAGAATCGAGGAAATAACCAAGCGCCCTGA